The genomic stretch CAGACTTTCCGTACAAAATTTTACTGACCTGTCCTGAGGCAAGTTGGAGCTGGTAATAGTGAAGCTCCAAAGGGGTAGCCGTGACGTGGACGCCGAAGAACGTGGCAGGATTTCTGTACACCAATTTGACCGTCGAATTCAACGACAGCATATCCGTTGCCACGCCGGAGTGATCACTCCCCGCCTGTATGTTGAAGTTCCCGAACACTATGTTCTGCcccagaaaaacaaaagagacaAACATTTATcctacatgtttttttattccaaatttaataatttattacttttttagattattttacaatgaaaatatattattttgaattaaataactTGGGCAACATTCTTATCCCTGTGCacaaaatctaaaataatttgatttgcgGGCTTTAACGAttcattttacaattaaaacGTCGTACACCAGCGAGAAACTGAGTCGTCGACTCGGGAACCACCCGAACCGAGTCGAGTAGTCGACTCGGTGAAGGCAGAGAGAGTGAATACCTTGACGAAGACCTTAGGCTTGTAACTCTTGCTCGCGCCCCACAGAATCAACGAGAAAACCGTGAAGAGCGTGACGAAGAGAAAAACGAAGCAAATATACAACCTCACATTGCGGCTCAAACCACCGAAGCCTCCGACGCCGtcttcgtcgtcgtcgtcgtcggcGTCGGCGTCGGACTCTGGCTCCTTCCGTAGCTTCTTCCAGGCGGAGGGGTTTCTGGGGTTCTTGAGGGGAGCGGAGAAGCGCGAGGTGGAGGACTCACGGGAGTGGTGGATCGGCGAGCAGTGGTAGTAGTGGTGCGGCGAGCCCATGGGGCTGGAGCCGTAGGACATTTTCTCGACGTCGTGGTTCGAGGGGCTCTGGACGAAGTAGACGGGTCTACGAGGCGAGCGCGGAGGCGACGAGCCCTGGTCCATGCTCGTCACCTCGGAGTCCGACTTCACGTGCATTGTCACAGCCATGGATAGAGTTGTCAAAAGGTTTTGTGGGGTTTTTCTTCTTGTCTctgttttttttggttatgtGTACGAGAAAGGAAGTGACAGGTGATGCTTAAGTACTCAGCGATATAAAGAGAGTTCTATTCTATGTGGAAAGTATTTGAATTGCGACCTtcgatgttttttttttaatattatatatatatatatatatatatatataaagtttaattaattaatgagacttatccattttttatttttatccaaaataagtaaacaaaacactaaaaaactaTCTATACATCAGATTATATGCATCTCCAATGTAAAATACATTTATATTGCATTTATATACTGTTTATACattcattttattaatatgttatttctttctccacatcttttttctcaaaatttttgctacaatttctctttctacatttcttttattctaaaaattgaaaaataagatttttaagaaaaatataatatctgatatatgatatcttttaaaattcattagttaaactagataaagtaagttttaattagtcatttcacataaaaatatacataaatcaACATAAATGCTCTTACACAAGACTTGCgaatctacaaatttaataataaatttgtaaaaaatatgagttaaaaaaaaaaagatgtgtaatatattttttatataaaaaaaggcTAGCGAAGAGAACAATGGTGATTATATTCTACTCATTTGTTGGTTAAAAGccgtgtaaaaaaaataaaaaataaaacttaaaccATAAGAGCAAGGTTAGATGAATTAGAGTTTTGGAAAATATTCATATAGTTatatttaaagaatatttttattcttttaaaaaataaaaacataaaaatatttattaaatataactaatttgatattattattttatcataagaagaaaaaaaaaatcctattaatATGCATAAATATTTTCACTAGGAAGTTCGAACAAGGGAACGAGGTTGGATGTTTATTAATAATGTGTAGTCTCTTGTCATCCCTAGGACTAGCATCCTCTGTGGGCGTATGGTTCACGCTTTGCCCGACAGGACACGCTGCTTCACTGTTTGTGTGGACATGGAAAGATATCTGTGTAGATAactgctatttaaaaaaaataggaaactATCTTTTACCTTAATCAACTAAAAcgcatttttattttgtcaataGGAATTATCAATTCTAACATTCGAcctcataaattattattgtgttcaaattttttttttcattagtcaAATACTCCTTTCATTAGTCAAAAGTATTAATTCAGACAGTCAAAATAATAATGCGTTGTAATTTATGGGAATAAAGTGATAATGCGTGTTCATAAGACAAAGTAACAAAAAATTGTTGTTCATGAAGGCAAAGTGACGGGTAGACTATCTCAGTTAACGCTTTTGATTAACAGAATAAGCCTTTGACTGATAAAAAGAAGGTTTTaggcacaaaatagtagttcatAAAGTCGAATATCACAGTTAATAGTTCATGTAAGAAAAATACTAAGGTGTTGTAGTtcataaaagcaaaaaatagtttctcctaaaaaaaaaaattaataattaatttggtagtgtttaaatttttaatttttaattttattgaataaattaatttcaattatttttatgcGGGAGATCAGCTGGCCCGGAATGAATGAGAATGGGGCACGGGTGATGCACGCTCAGTGATCCCTGTGGTATGGAATGTCCGCCTTAACCCTAGTTAAACATGAAAGGGAGGGCTCTCGAGTAAGGGTATTGTTGGGCCATGGCAGCATGTAGTCTGTAGTTGATGGTTTTTGGGATCACTGCGGCCGATGGCGTGCAGGTTGGGGTTGCAGACTTggacccatatatatatatatagtatggtTGGATTTAATtgaccttctttttcttcttctttttcggTTTTGACCTTTTGGTTGCTGGTTTGTAATCTAATCTACGGTCTGAGTCTGTAATTGATGAGGAATTCAACAGTCTTTCCAAGGAAGCCCGTCTGATCTTTAATGGCAATCAAGTGCAAGCTCTTATTACGGTGGACCCACTTTTGTTAATAGTCTGAAGCTAGCCTTCCATTTTAGGTACAGTAATGTGTATCGGTTAATGCGGTgacaaccaaaagtttaaggacccAGATCCATTATATTTAAGAGTTAAAATAAATACCATATTTTATGGTCTTATTATAAGAAAACTAAATAACtcattatattttctaaataaaaaggCAACGCATAAATAgtctatttttttataaagtaatttattagtttgtttctctctcaaaacaaaaaataatgtaCCACTCATTTTcctcccaaaacaaaaacaatttacatttcttcttcctcatgtcaaagtgaaagaaaatctcAACATTTTTACCTTCTTCTGGTAattctgacaaaaaaaaaaaaaaaaaaaaaatctcttacaaGGTGTAAGTCACACCCAAGCCCCCAAACAACTTAGAATTTGTTCTCACGTTTCTAAACTAGTTCAAAGCGTTACACTTCAAGAAAATAAACgacaaacacattgatgtcaaCAACCAAAATCATTTGTAAGGCTAGGTGAACATGAACTTCCTAGATTTGACGATGAATAATACTTTAGCAAACATACATATATTCAGCTTTTCAAGAAGAGAATTATATGTCTTCTGTATAAAAGGTTGGTGTTCTTGAGAATGCTTTCCAAACTTATGTATCATGTACGTAATACTCTTTCCAATAAGAGAATTGAGTAATACTCTTTACTCAtccatgaaagaaaaataataaaataaatgaaataaataaataaatattatgtaaGACATTGATTCAACGGcactcaaaaaaaaacaagaaagttcCCCCGCCGAACAATTGACAAAGACATGAGTTTTCACGGGCCAAATGACTATATATGTAGGAAGtattaatcatataattaaagaTCTTTCAGTCTTTACAGGTCTACTGACTTAGTGGCGCTATTGGACAAGAGCTACTTTAGACCTAAAATTGTTGCATCAAATACGCCTACTACCGCTCCTTGATTGAGGAAATTTGAATCCTCAGCAATTCTAATGGCAAGGCCGATTACTCTTTTGTCTACATATAGAAATCGGTTGtccaaattttacaaaaaattccGATACCTTAATAGAGAGGAAAGCCTACCTATATGGGTCCCTAAGGGGTAACTTAATCCGCTGTGAATCATGcttcatgaagcagaggtcactagttcaaatctctttcccctttctcttgtgtggacatgtccaaaaaaataaataaataaataaaaaacaaagaaagaaagaaagcttgCCTATTTGGAGTAGTTAGGTCCCATAATTTCGGATCgaaattttctagaatttcctttaaatttgaaattttcaaatttataaatctcaGTCATTCATctcatccttcttttttttgaaacagtTCAATCtgattcattgataaacgagcataaagctcaaacGACCcagagcaaagctctgaagcaactaTAGCCggagctacgaggttacaagcgtcaaagatgacgtattacatttcaGACTCATACAAAATctgctaacctataactaattttcaaattaaacagtaGATATGCgtcaaacagactcaaaccaaTGTATAGGTACCTCTCATTCCTCGGCATCGAGGGCAGAGAACTCCAAAccaaaactcatcctcctcgacccgaaagttaggataacgttcacatccacaacccaaaggtctgaaCCAAATCAACTACCTCGAAGGGCATCACGCTGGCAGATCGAGAGAGAAGACtgagcattattacaagcaaaagcaaaaccGATACATGGTAACAAAATaagacagaaagaacaaaaaaaagggaagcTAGACAAAATTACACGaaaataaccaacaaaaaaaaaagcacactaAAAGGATGACAATAGCTGGAAAGAAGAGCCAATAGCGCTCTCGCCAAAAATAGAAAACGGAagggggcgttggaagctcatcacGATGGGGGGTGCAAGAAAAGGCCAAGCAGAGGACGGTAGGCGGCGGAGCAGGCGCGGAGGAGATTAGCGGCGCACTCAAACGGAGGggaaagtttgagtgaaaccccatgAGTATCACTCACAAAGAGTACCTAAACAAGtagaaacaacaaaagcaaacatagaaagaaacaaacacgaactctagcaaaaaaaaaagaaaaggagagaatacaagacaataaaacaaagaaacgaGAAACCCAAAACACAATCCACGTTTGGGAAGAAGGTTGCCGGGGGAAAATGGCTAGATCGCGAAGAACCTGGATGGAGCTAAAGAGGACAGGTGGAGGGGCAAGCGACGACGCGGGTTCGGCAAGGATAGTAGATTGGGCATAGAACGGCCGATCCAAAAGCCTAGGGCAAAAAAATGGGACCAAAGGAGTGGGAAGAGGCGTagaggaagggaaaggaaaaaattgcCCAAAGAGCTaagggcatcaggtaaataggcTAACTCGCTAAGAGAAAGAGGACGAtgaaggggaggggggaggcagaagagggagaggggaggagggccggaaaggggagggggagggaaTTATTCTTCTCATCCAAGCGTCTAAAataaatgctgaaacatggcGATGGTAGCTTTGTCATAAAAATTTCCTCATTAAAtgcttagatgagatgaacggctgagatttataaatttaagaatctcaaatttaaaggaaattctaggggatctcaatcccatagtttctctcttaattttttttttttttttttttttgaaacatttcaACCtgattcattgataaacgagcataaagATCAAACGACCCAGAGCAAAGCTCTGAATCAActatagccgaagctacgaggttacaagcgtcaaagatgacgtattacatttcaGACTCATACAAAattcgctaacctatgactaattttcaaattaaacagtaGATATGCACCAAACAaactcaaactaatgcataggtacaTCTTATTCCTCGACATTGAGGGCAAAAAACCCTAAGCCAAAACTCATCATCCTCGACTCGAAAGCTAGGATaacattcacatccacaacccaaaggtctggaccaaagcaACTACCCCGAAGGGTAGGCTggcagatcgagagagaggactgagcattattacaagcaaaagcaaaaccGATACATGGAAACAAAACAGGacagaaagaataaaaaaaaatgaaagcgagacaaaattataggaaaataaCCAACAGAAAAAAGCACACTAAGAGCATGACAgcaaccgaaaaaaaaaaaaaaaaaaaaaaaaaaaaaaatcgctgcAGTAAAACTCGAAAACTGGAGCTCATCAAGGTGGGGGGTGGAGAAAAGGCCCAGCAGAGGAGGTGGGCAGCGGAGTAGGAGCGGAGGAGATTAGCGGCGCACTCAAACGGAGAggaaagtttgagtgaaaccccatgAGTATCACCCACAAAGAGTATCTAAACaagcagaaacaacaaaagcaaaaacaaaaagaaacaaacacaaattctagcaaaaaaaagaaatggagagaatacaagaaaataaaacaaagaaacaagaaactcAAAACACAATCCACATTTGGGAGGAAGGTTGTTGGGGGAAAATGGCCAGATCGCAAAGAACCAGGACAAAGCCAAAGAGGATAGGCGGAGGGGCGAGCGACGACGTGGGTTTGGCAAGGATAATAGATCAGGCACAGAACGGCCGATCCAAAAGCCTAGGGCAAAAAAGCGGGACCAAAGGAGGGAGAAGAGGCTGAaaggaagggaaaggaaaaaattgcCCAAAAAGCTAGGGgcatcaagtaaataggctagcttgCGAAGAGAAAGAGGACgatgggaggggaggggggaggcaAAAGAGGGAGAAGGGAGGAGGGCCAgaaaggggagggggagggaaTCATTCGTCTCATCCAAGCGTCTAAAataaatgctgaaacatggcAATGGTAGCTTCGTCATTAAATTTCTTCATTAAATActtagatgagatgaacggctgagatttatgaatttaagaatctcaaatttaaaggcaattctaggggatctcaatcccatagtttctctcttaattttttttttttttttttttgaaacagttCAATCtgattcattgataaacgagcataaagctcaaacGACCCAGAGCAAAGTTCTGAAGCAATTATAGCCGAAGTTACGAGATTACAAGCG from Corylus avellana chromosome ca1, CavTom2PMs-1.0 encodes the following:
- the LOC132167183 gene encoding uncharacterized protein LOC132167183, whose product is MAVTMHVKSDSEVTSMDQGSSPPRSPRRPVYFVQSPSNHDVEKMSYGSSPMGSPHHYYHCSPIHHSRESSTSRFSAPLKNPRNPSAWKKLRKEPESDADADDDDDEDGVGGFGGLSRNVRLYICFVFLFVTLFTVFSLILWGASKSYKPKVFVKNIVFGNFNIQAGSDHSGVATDMLSLNSTVKLVYRNPATFFGVHVTATPLELHYYQLQLASGQMKKFYQSRKSQRTVVTVVLGHQVPLYGGISAIPDLREHHVKMAIPMNLTLVVRSRAYILGRLVKSKFYRRVRCSVTLRGNRLGKPHNLTNSCVYQ